A window of the Bacteroides thetaiotaomicron VPI-5482 genome harbors these coding sequences:
- a CDS encoding PepSY-like domain-containing protein — MKKLVFLLVCLFTLQTVARADDDKPIQVTQMPQLAQQFIKQHFSDSKVALAKMESDFLYKSYEVIFTNGNKVEFDKKGNWEEVDCKHTSVPVAIIPAAIQKYVTTNYPDAKVLKIERDKKDYEVKLSNRTELKFDLKFNLIDIDN, encoded by the coding sequence ATGAAAAAGTTAGTATTCTTATTAGTATGCTTGTTCACTTTACAGACAGTAGCACGTGCAGATGACGATAAACCTATCCAGGTGACTCAAATGCCACAATTAGCACAACAGTTCATCAAACAGCATTTCTCTGACAGCAAAGTGGCACTGGCAAAAATGGAAAGTGACTTCCTTTACAAAAGCTATGAAGTGATTTTCACGAATGGTAATAAAGTGGAATTTGACAAGAAGGGAAACTGGGAGGAAGTAGATTGCAAGCACACCTCCGTACCTGTTGCCATTATTCCTGCCGCCATTCAGAAATATGTAACAACTAATTATCCGGATGCAAAAGTGCTGAAGATAGAACGTGATAAGAAAGATTACGAAGTAAAGCTATCCAACCGTACAGAACTGAAATTTGACCTGAAGTTTAATCTGATTGATATTGATAATTAA
- a CDS encoding PepSY-like domain-containing protein translates to MKLRIYTLLIAFCAAWSLHSCDNDDDESIAVPTPLQEAFSTRYPNVKNVKWETKAGYYVADFYDGYEASAWFTTDGNWHMTETDIPYTALPDPVKSAFEASDYKTWKRDDVDKLERQGIETVYVIEVENQNQEVDLYYSADGVLIKSIADTDDHENEHLPTTQLPAVMKTFIDGKYAGARIVEVDVEDDKNDWDFGFTEVDIIHFDSGLNRNVSKEVLFDKGREWYSTSWEVRRNELPTAVTNAISTEYAGYQMDDAEYFEMATETSYYQIELEGNNSPDIDIKVTADGTILK, encoded by the coding sequence ATGAAACTCAGAATTTATACACTACTGATAGCATTCTGTGCAGCATGGAGCCTGCACAGCTGCGACAACGATGACGATGAATCAATTGCTGTTCCTACCCCATTGCAAGAAGCATTCTCGACCAGGTATCCTAACGTCAAGAACGTAAAGTGGGAAACAAAGGCAGGATATTATGTAGCGGACTTCTATGATGGATATGAGGCATCCGCATGGTTCACAACGGATGGCAACTGGCATATGACTGAAACGGATATCCCGTACACCGCATTGCCCGATCCGGTAAAGAGTGCATTCGAAGCAAGTGACTATAAGACATGGAAAAGAGACGATGTGGATAAACTCGAGCGGCAAGGCATCGAAACAGTCTACGTCATTGAGGTGGAAAACCAAAATCAGGAAGTCGATCTGTATTATTCTGCCGACGGAGTGCTGATTAAAAGCATTGCAGACACAGACGATCATGAAAACGAGCACCTTCCGACCACTCAACTGCCCGCCGTCATGAAGACTTTCATTGATGGGAAATATGCAGGAGCAAGAATCGTGGAAGTAGACGTGGAAGATGATAAAAACGACTGGGATTTCGGATTTACGGAAGTAGATATCATCCATTTCGACAGTGGCCTGAACCGCAACGTTTCCAAAGAAGTCCTGTTTGATAAAGGCAGAGAGTGGTATTCTACCTCATGGGAGGTACGGAGAAACGAACTGCCCACAGCAGTGACCAATGCCATCAGCACCGAGTATGCAGGATATCAGATGGATGATGCCGAATACTTTGAGATGGCAACAGAAACATCCTATTATCAGATTGAACTGGAAGGAAATAATTCTCCGGATATAGATATTAAAGTAACCGCAGACGGTACGATTCTCAAATAA